A genomic stretch from Nilaparvata lugens isolate BPH chromosome 8, ASM1435652v1, whole genome shotgun sequence includes:
- the LOC111063091 gene encoding uncharacterized protein LOC111063091, with protein MDTVTSVALLPLRLGAIIKGGDVLGAVGSNVATVFRGPISFLLRLAWESRIRLPVLITVAFMVLDVRMQLEINVNLAVRRIPMIVVEPDISDVDSDEEDDSDVEDDEGEDESSECSYPTDGTASDPLESDDNSCTSLELDTKTKDSVVTAETKQTVEGKDPAVAAEAKQTVEGKDPAVAAETKQAGEIKYSVVTAETKPADEIKDTVVTAETKQAVLGIDSDVTAETKQAVVGKDTDVTAETKQADETQDSAVTTEKTESTADHNQSSSKSS; from the exons AT GGATACAGTGACCTCTGTGGCCTTGCTACCTCTGCGACTAGGGGCCATAATCAAGGGCGGCGATGTCCTTGGCGCCGTGGGGTCGAATGTGGCCACCGTATTCCGAGGCCCGATCTCCTTCCTGCTGCGCCTGGCGTGGGAGTCCCGCATCCGCCTACCCGTCCTCATCACGGTCGCCTTCATGGTGCTCGATGTGAGGATGCAACTAGAGATTAATGTCAACCTCGCCGTGCGGAGGATTCCGATGATAGTTGTCGAGCCTGATATATCCGATGTGGATAGT GATGAGGAAGATGACTCGGATGTAGAAGATGATGAGGGAGAAGATGAAAGCAGTGAATGCTCTTATCCGACAGACGGCACCGCATCAGATCCGTTGGAGAGTGATGATAACAGCTGCACCAGTCTGGAGCTGGACACCAAGACGAAAGATTCAGTCGTTACGGCTGAAACTAAGCAGACTGTTGAGGGAAAAGATCCAGCCGTTGCAGCAGAAGCCAAGCAGACTGTTGAGGGAAAAGATCCAGCCGTTGCAGCAGAAACTAAGCAGGCTGGTGAGATAAAATATTCAGTTGTTACAGCTGAAACTAAGCCGGCTGACGAGATAAAAGATACAGTCGTTACAGCAGAAACTAAGCAGGCTGTTCTGGGAATAGATTCAGATGTTACAGCAGAAACTAAGCAGGCTGTTGTGGGAAAAGATACAGATGTTACAGCAGAAACTAAGCAGGCTGACGAGACACAAGATTCAGCCGTTACGACAGAAAAGACTGAAAGCACTGCCGATCATAACCAGTCTTCGTCTAAAAGTAGCTAG